One window from the genome of Pseudoalteromonas sp. '520P1 No. 423' encodes:
- a CDS encoding DNA cytosine methyltransferase, which produces MYSKLLVEIEELLSPIAEQHKPDGTESIAVVDQWVHAIATDSQFFCNTDLKSANELKKEVLDLLIDKQLFSDRDIFYNLVFDSMPLKPVKDGTFKFIDLFAGIGGVRLGFQNNNGSCVFSSEFDKHAQATYKSNHGEFPFGDITFINPTHIPEHDVLLAGFPCQPFSHAGLKLGIADTRGTLFHNIARIIEEKKPKIAMLENVKGLVSHDKGHTLKVILKTLTDIGYSCNISKDLIENGSAKAIQTEAKKMVMKSIDFGVPQNRQRIYIVLWKDGLIEHFDYPTALGKETKVSDILEDNPCEKLTISDRLWAGHQRRKIQNKINGKGFGYGLVTPESQYTNTLSARYYKDGSEILLAQDGKNPRKISTREAARLQGFPKEFMPNKSNTQAYKQFGNSVSVSVIEALAEKVEGKLNGIG; this is translated from the coding sequence ATGTACAGTAAATTGTTAGTAGAAATTGAAGAGTTATTATCCCCAATTGCAGAGCAGCATAAGCCTGATGGGACAGAGAGTATCGCCGTGGTTGATCAATGGGTGCATGCAATCGCGACTGACAGTCAGTTTTTTTGTAATACAGACTTAAAATCAGCTAATGAGCTTAAAAAAGAAGTACTCGATCTGCTTATAGATAAGCAGCTGTTCAGTGATCGAGATATTTTCTACAATTTAGTTTTTGACAGTATGCCTTTGAAGCCAGTTAAAGATGGTACTTTTAAATTTATTGATCTGTTTGCTGGTATAGGTGGTGTTCGTTTAGGCTTTCAAAATAATAATGGAAGCTGTGTTTTTTCATCAGAATTCGATAAGCATGCCCAAGCGACTTATAAAAGTAACCATGGTGAGTTTCCATTTGGTGATATTACATTCATAAACCCTACTCATATACCAGAACATGATGTGCTACTAGCAGGGTTTCCATGCCAACCGTTCTCACATGCTGGGTTAAAGCTGGGAATTGCAGATACCCGAGGTACTTTATTTCATAATATCGCTCGTATTATCGAAGAAAAAAAACCTAAAATAGCAATGCTTGAAAATGTAAAAGGGCTGGTAAGTCATGATAAAGGGCATACATTAAAAGTTATTCTAAAAACGCTAACTGATATAGGTTATAGCTGTAATATATCAAAAGATCTTATTGAAAATGGTAGTGCCAAAGCCATTCAGACCGAAGCTAAAAAAATGGTGATGAAGTCAATTGATTTTGGCGTACCACAAAATAGGCAGCGCATTTACATTGTTTTATGGAAAGATGGTCTTATAGAACATTTTGATTACCCTACTGCATTGGGCAAAGAAACAAAAGTCAGTGATATATTGGAGGATAATCCATGTGAAAAACTCACAATATCAGATCGACTTTGGGCTGGGCATCAACGCCGAAAGATTCAAAACAAGATAAATGGTAAAGGTTTTGGTTACGGATTAGTTACGCCGGAGAGTCAATATACGAATACTCTTTCTGCGCGATATTACAAAGATGGTAGTGAAATATTACTGGCGCAGGACGGTAAAAACCCAAGAAAAATAAGTACTAGGGAAGCCGCTCGATTACAAGGTTTTCCAAAAGAATTTATGCCTAACAAATCCAATACTCAGGCATATAAACAGTTTGGTAACAGTGTGTCAGTGTCAGTAATTGAAGCCTTGGCGGAAAAAGTAGAAGGAAAATTAAATGGAATT
- a CDS encoding MBL fold metallo-hydrolase RNA specificity domain-containing protein — MNIIHHGAVNGVTGSCHQLNINDDSAVLIDCGLFQGDEKASSSDGNSLEIEFDITNVTALIVTHCHIDHVGRIPYLLAAGFKGPIFCTTATASLLPMVIEDALKVGVTRNSQMINACLKLLKRQIVAVDYKKWFELPVKHSKNNADGFKSAKAKFQVAGHILGSAYVEIELGKRPHNHRVVFSGDLGAPYAPLLPAPKAPYRADTLVIESTYGDKNHAKRKERSKQLKQLIEKAVSDNGVVLIPAFSIGRTQELLYELEQIIYAQRNVSSVWQSIEVIVDSPMAANFTESYLKFKDLWDKEARRKVHSGRHPLDFSQLYTIDGHQQHIQTIEYLAKRNKPAIILAASGMCAGGRIVNYLEAFLPDKTADVIFVGYQAKGTPGRDIQKYGPRGGYVFLNHEKIKINAGVHTISGYSAHADQAGLINFVKRMRHKPQHIRIVHGDDYAKQALQREYLKLLPECDVVIG, encoded by the coding sequence ATGAACATAATACATCATGGTGCAGTTAATGGCGTTACAGGTTCTTGTCATCAATTAAACATAAATGATGATTCTGCTGTTTTAATAGATTGCGGGCTTTTTCAAGGAGATGAAAAGGCATCAAGTAGTGATGGTAACTCTTTAGAAATAGAATTTGATATTACTAATGTAACCGCTTTAATTGTTACCCATTGCCACATTGACCACGTTGGTCGCATTCCTTATTTATTAGCTGCTGGTTTTAAAGGCCCTATATTTTGTACAACTGCTACTGCCAGTTTATTGCCTATGGTGATTGAAGATGCCTTAAAGGTGGGTGTTACGCGCAATAGCCAAATGATTAACGCGTGTTTAAAATTGTTAAAACGCCAAATAGTCGCTGTAGATTATAAAAAGTGGTTTGAACTTCCTGTTAAACATTCAAAAAATAACGCTGATGGTTTTAAAAGTGCTAAAGCTAAGTTTCAGGTTGCAGGGCATATTTTAGGTAGTGCTTATGTTGAAATAGAGCTAGGTAAACGCCCACATAATCATCGTGTAGTGTTTAGTGGAGATTTAGGTGCGCCCTACGCGCCTTTATTACCTGCACCCAAAGCGCCCTATCGCGCTGATACGTTAGTGATTGAATCTACCTATGGCGATAAAAACCATGCAAAACGTAAAGAGCGTAGTAAACAGTTAAAGCAACTGATTGAAAAAGCAGTAAGCGATAATGGTGTGGTGCTTATACCTGCTTTTAGTATTGGCAGAACCCAAGAGTTACTATACGAGTTAGAGCAAATTATATATGCACAACGTAATGTGAGTTCTGTTTGGCAATCAATTGAGGTGATTGTTGATTCGCCTATGGCAGCTAATTTTACTGAGTCGTATTTAAAATTTAAGGATTTATGGGATAAAGAGGCCCGTCGTAAAGTGCATTCTGGGCGTCACCCTTTAGACTTTAGTCAGCTTTATACAATAGATGGCCACCAGCAACATATTCAAACCATTGAATATTTGGCTAAGCGGAATAAACCAGCCATAATTTTAGCTGCAAGTGGCATGTGTGCAGGTGGGCGAATTGTTAATTATCTTGAGGCATTTTTACCAGATAAAACAGCAGATGTTATTTTTGTAGGTTATCAGGCCAAAGGCACACCTGGTCGTGATATTCAAAAGTACGGACCTCGTGGTGGTTATGTGTTTTTAAATCATGAAAAAATTAAAATTAATGCGGGTGTACATACAATATCGGGCTATTCAGCCCATGCAGATCAAGCTGGGTTAATTAATTTTGTAAAACGCATGCGCCATAAACCACAACATATTCGTATTGTGCATGGTGATGATTATGCAAAACAGGCGTTGCAGCGTGAGTATTTAAAATTATTGCCTGAATGTGATGTGGTGATTGGGTAG
- a CDS encoding bifunctional 2-polyprenyl-6-hydroxyphenol methylase/3-demethylubiquinol 3-O-methyltransferase UbiG produces MNTNNTYYNQNAQAFCDLTFSIDMQPIYDEFLPLIPANGHILDAGCGSARDAKAFKDKGFEITATDASSELVKIATQYLGQPVELKTFQQINDINLFDGIWCCASLLHVPFDELGSVFTKLSTALKSNGVLYVSFKYGEPKTTPREHNGRQFTDLNETSLKNLLVNQQSLQLNKTWITGDRRAEREGEQWVNAIIVKKPKQQNTNLVGETSVLQNK; encoded by the coding sequence TTGAATACCAACAATACATATTACAACCAAAACGCCCAAGCTTTTTGCGATTTAACCTTTAGCATTGATATGCAACCTATATACGATGAGTTTTTACCTTTAATTCCAGCCAATGGCCATATTTTAGATGCGGGTTGCGGTAGTGCTCGCGATGCTAAAGCATTTAAAGACAAAGGTTTTGAAATAACCGCAACAGATGCAAGTAGTGAACTTGTAAAAATAGCAACCCAATATCTAGGTCAGCCAGTAGAGCTGAAAACCTTTCAGCAAATTAACGATATAAATCTTTTTGACGGCATTTGGTGTTGCGCTAGTTTATTACATGTTCCTTTTGATGAATTAGGTTCTGTATTTACCAAACTTTCCACTGCATTAAAATCTAACGGTGTTTTATATGTATCGTTTAAATATGGAGAGCCGAAAACAACACCCCGCGAACACAATGGCCGTCAATTCACTGATCTTAATGAGACAAGCTTAAAAAATTTATTAGTCAATCAACAAAGCCTACAACTCAATAAAACGTGGATCACAGGCGATAGACGAGCAGAGCGAGAAGGCGAACAGTGGGTAAATGCGATAATTGTTAAAAAACCAAAACAGCAAAACACAAATCTTGTAGGTGAGACTTCAGTCTTACAAAATAAATAA
- a CDS encoding DEAD/DEAH box helicase, translated as MSLNTLTQLNPEAFCDAQLNQYNYIFVDQTNAGRLYIKQGSPAVFVDLTLFDLSADTYQYVDYTSYQNQQMHKYQGLYRFVYETNASVVVAQNQFKQDIEIFLGSEEHHSDNIKRFGSDRSETHSEPTKPEYNFSTLFEQVFGSKYLYALQAESKYIDSKGHLRYIDFMLSRHKRACQGENSQATNNIAIELNGERYHHPLITGIKQYRSQLFKQNSLIYDGYLVYRWSLRGMQDEYKFSDQIRNYFGDAKNFAASPNYLAQRAVSYQPMLHQEDAVNKINQQRQIGKNTFLVVLPTGTGKTEVFIQDLAAQIAQGECQNALAIVPSTALKDQLQTRLTQRLPNLSVGEAIHNKNYNVVVQTSAYLLRHYHTLTTNQFDYILVDEAHRAAAVGLRKVIEHFAPKTLLGLTATDERLDEQKLQNIFGSYQVDLTLEQAINKGLAPQIRAYRLESNLDLSKVRFNGKDFVKADLNKTILVPSRDQLIVDLLNKYFAEPLISGQNLKQGVIFCTDVKHAKRMAKLMNQHGISAQAVHGTDRKGLDAYQQGKIRFLCACDLLNEGWDAPQTEILVMARPTMSKVLYTQQLGRGTRQYQGKEALIVIDVVDSYGAALQPWSVHGLFNFTSYQPFANLVKTEFAAPAHEILALDHLWEGERRIEKINIFNFEKEFGDLLNEEQLARELFISTSTVKNWVKKGDMIPAKSHDFGKQKLHYFSQNQLSEIKKSKNIKERTDDTRRDDFFEFLEKRDYAFSYKIVFLLSFISECNAQGEVELTKLATKYQNFYQQLHQKHGKAEKPNNPLNDLDRLNDTAYITRSLLANPFEKFERKRFVYHAKDLNLVAFDPVLWEKLTPDCFELIKKQMKQDGKDYFGKFGVELFRF; from the coding sequence ATGAGTCTAAACACTCTCACGCAACTCAACCCAGAAGCGTTTTGCGATGCACAATTAAATCAATACAACTATATATTTGTTGATCAAACAAATGCAGGGCGTTTGTATATAAAACAAGGTAGTCCAGCCGTATTTGTAGACCTCACATTGTTCGATTTAAGTGCTGATACTTATCAATATGTTGATTATACGAGCTATCAAAATCAACAAATGCATAAATACCAAGGTTTATATCGATTTGTATATGAAACCAATGCATCAGTTGTAGTTGCACAAAACCAATTTAAACAAGATATCGAAATATTTTTAGGCTCAGAAGAACACCACAGTGATAACATAAAACGTTTTGGTAGTGATCGCAGCGAAACACATAGCGAACCAACAAAACCTGAATACAATTTCTCAACTTTGTTTGAACAAGTATTTGGCTCTAAATATTTATACGCACTTCAAGCCGAAAGTAAATATATAGATAGCAAAGGGCACTTACGTTATATCGATTTTATGCTTAGTCGCCATAAGCGTGCATGCCAAGGCGAAAACAGCCAAGCGACCAATAATATTGCCATAGAACTAAACGGTGAACGCTACCATCACCCATTAATAACAGGTATAAAACAATACCGCTCACAGCTATTTAAACAAAATTCACTGATTTACGACGGCTATTTAGTTTATCGCTGGTCACTCAGGGGCATGCAAGACGAATACAAATTTAGCGACCAAATACGTAATTACTTTGGTGATGCAAAAAACTTTGCAGCTTCACCTAACTACCTAGCCCAACGTGCCGTATCGTATCAGCCAATGCTTCATCAAGAAGATGCCGTAAATAAAATAAATCAGCAACGCCAAATCGGTAAAAATACTTTTTTAGTGGTATTACCCACAGGCACAGGCAAAACCGAAGTATTTATTCAAGACTTAGCAGCACAAATAGCGCAGGGCGAATGCCAAAATGCCTTAGCCATTGTGCCAAGCACCGCATTAAAAGATCAGTTACAAACACGCTTGACCCAAAGATTGCCAAACTTAAGTGTGGGTGAGGCAATACATAATAAAAATTACAATGTAGTAGTACAAACCAGTGCCTATTTGTTACGCCATTACCATACATTAACAACCAATCAGTTTGACTATATTTTAGTAGACGAAGCACATCGCGCCGCTGCTGTTGGTTTACGCAAAGTGATAGAACATTTTGCACCTAAAACTTTATTAGGGTTAACTGCAACCGATGAGCGCCTAGACGAGCAAAAACTACAAAATATTTTTGGCAGTTATCAAGTTGACTTAACACTAGAGCAAGCAATTAACAAAGGCTTAGCACCACAAATACGTGCTTATCGGCTTGAATCGAATCTCGATTTATCAAAAGTGCGCTTTAACGGTAAAGACTTTGTAAAAGCTGATTTAAACAAAACAATATTAGTGCCATCGCGCGATCAACTTATTGTAGATTTACTTAATAAATACTTTGCAGAGCCGCTCATTAGCGGGCAAAACTTAAAACAAGGTGTTATTTTTTGTACTGACGTAAAACATGCAAAACGTATGGCAAAATTAATGAATCAGCATGGCATAAGTGCACAAGCCGTACACGGTACCGACCGAAAAGGACTCGATGCCTACCAGCAAGGTAAAATACGTTTTTTATGTGCCTGTGATTTATTAAACGAAGGTTGGGATGCACCGCAAACCGAAATTTTGGTAATGGCACGGCCAACCATGTCAAAGGTACTGTATACCCAACAATTAGGCCGTGGCACACGACAATACCAAGGTAAAGAAGCATTAATCGTAATTGACGTAGTCGACAGCTATGGTGCAGCACTGCAACCTTGGTCAGTACACGGTTTATTTAACTTTACCAGTTACCAGCCTTTTGCCAATTTAGTCAAAACCGAATTTGCAGCACCTGCACACGAAATACTCGCACTAGATCATTTATGGGAAGGAGAGCGCCGAATAGAAAAAATAAACATATTCAATTTCGAAAAAGAATTTGGTGACTTACTAAATGAAGAACAACTTGCCCGCGAGCTATTTATATCAACCAGTACTGTTAAAAACTGGGTGAAAAAAGGCGATATGATACCCGCAAAAAGCCACGACTTTGGTAAACAAAAGCTACATTACTTTAGCCAAAATCAATTAAGTGAAATAAAAAAAAGTAAAAACATAAAAGAGCGAACAGACGATACCCGCCGCGATGACTTTTTTGAATTTTTAGAAAAACGCGATTACGCCTTTTCATACAAAATTGTATTTTTACTGAGTTTTATTAGCGAATGTAATGCCCAAGGCGAAGTTGAACTAACCAAGCTTGCTACAAAGTATCAAAACTTTTACCAGCAGCTACACCAAAAACACGGTAAAGCTGAAAAACCAAACAACCCATTAAACGATTTAGATCGCCTAAACGATACTGCCTATATCACCAGAAGCTTACTCGCTAATCCGTTCGAAAAATTTGAGCGCAAACGCTTTGTTTATCATGCAAAAGACCTCAACTTAGTCGCATTTGATCCTGTACTTTGGGAAAAGCTAACACCTGATTGTTTTGAGCTGATCAAAAAGCAAATGAAGCAGGATGGGAAGGATTATTTTGGGAAGTTTGGGGTTGAGTTATTTCGGTTTTAA